Proteins encoded together in one Streptomyces umbrinus window:
- the mnmA gene encoding tRNA 2-thiouridine(34) synthase MnmA, whose translation MTETSQRPLRVLAAMSGGVDSAVAAARAAEAGHDVTGVHLALSANPQSFRTGARGCCTIEDSRDARRAADVIGIPFYVWDLAERFREDVVEDFVAEYEAGRTPNPCLRCNEKIKFAALLDKALALGFDAVCTGHYAQVIVNDDGTRELHRASDMAKDQSYVLGVLDDRQLAHALFPLGDTVTTKDEIRAEAEQRGLAVAKKPDSHDICFIADGDTQGFLANRLGKAEGDIVDESGTVLGSHEGAFGFTIGQRKGLRIGHPAPDGKPRYVLDISPVDNTVTVGPAAALDVSALTAVKPRWCGAAPAGPGTYTAQLRAHGGETTVTAEVVDGELQVRFAEPVRGVAPGQAIVLYDDTRVVGSATIATTTRAATALA comes from the coding sequence ATGACTGAGACCTCGCAGCGCCCCCTTCGCGTACTGGCCGCCATGTCCGGTGGTGTGGACTCCGCCGTCGCCGCCGCCCGTGCCGCGGAAGCAGGGCATGACGTGACCGGAGTCCACCTCGCCCTCTCGGCGAACCCGCAATCGTTCCGCACGGGCGCGCGTGGCTGTTGCACCATCGAGGATTCGCGCGACGCCCGCCGCGCCGCGGACGTCATCGGCATCCCGTTCTACGTGTGGGACCTCGCCGAGCGCTTCCGCGAGGACGTGGTCGAGGACTTCGTCGCGGAGTACGAGGCCGGCCGCACCCCGAACCCCTGCCTGCGCTGCAACGAGAAGATCAAGTTCGCGGCCCTGCTCGACAAGGCCCTCGCCCTCGGCTTCGACGCGGTCTGCACCGGCCACTACGCCCAGGTGATCGTGAACGACGACGGCACGCGCGAGCTGCACCGCGCCTCGGACATGGCCAAGGACCAGTCGTACGTCCTCGGTGTGCTGGACGACCGTCAGCTCGCGCACGCGCTCTTTCCGCTCGGCGACACGGTCACCACGAAGGACGAGATCCGCGCGGAGGCCGAGCAGCGGGGCCTCGCCGTCGCCAAGAAGCCGGACTCGCACGACATCTGCTTCATCGCCGACGGCGACACCCAGGGCTTCCTCGCGAACCGCCTGGGCAAGGCGGAGGGCGACATCGTCGACGAGTCCGGCACGGTTCTCGGCAGCCACGAGGGCGCGTTCGGCTTCACGATCGGCCAGCGCAAGGGCCTGCGCATCGGCCACCCGGCCCCCGACGGCAAGCCGCGGTACGTGCTCGACATCTCGCCCGTGGACAACACCGTGACGGTCGGCCCGGCGGCCGCCCTGGACGTCTCCGCCCTGACGGCCGTCAAGCCCCGCTGGTGCGGTGCCGCTCCGGCCGGCCCGGGCACGTACACGGCCCAGCTCCGCGCCCACGGCGGCGAGACCACGGTCACCGCGGAAGTCGTCGACGGCGAGCTCCAGGTGCGCTTCGCCGAGCCCGTCCGCGGCGTCGCCCCCGGCCAGGCGATCGTCCTCTACGACGACACCCGCGTGGTGGGCTCGGCGACGATCGCGACGACCACGC
- a CDS encoding N-acetylmuramoyl-L-alanine amidase, with translation MHDQGGDTAKDTDRRIGRRALLIGGAVAAVGTAVLAQDDLRRMWWRLPSVEKPRKEGAVDFRGARWVAASSSNWRMADRPDDFGIDRVIIHVTQGSYASAVKVFQNPAHGAATHYIVRQDGRVTQMIRELDVAFHAGNRDFNERSVGIEHEGFVDRPKDFTDAMYEASARLTARICARYDIPVDREHIIGHVEVPGTDHTDPGPHWDWKRYIPLVREAAERSASPSAEPSARGA, from the coding sequence ATGCACGATCAGGGTGGGGATACGGCGAAGGACACGGACCGGCGGATCGGACGCCGTGCGCTGCTCATCGGCGGGGCCGTGGCCGCCGTTGGCACCGCCGTGCTGGCCCAGGACGATCTGAGACGCATGTGGTGGCGGCTGCCGAGCGTGGAGAAGCCGCGCAAGGAGGGTGCGGTCGACTTCCGGGGCGCGCGCTGGGTGGCGGCGTCCTCGTCGAACTGGCGTATGGCCGACCGGCCCGACGACTTCGGCATAGACCGCGTGATCATCCATGTCACACAGGGCAGTTACGCGAGCGCGGTGAAGGTCTTCCAGAACCCCGCGCACGGCGCCGCCACGCACTACATCGTCCGCCAGGACGGCCGCGTCACACAGATGATCCGCGAGCTGGACGTCGCCTTCCACGCGGGCAACCGCGATTTCAACGAGCGGAGCGTCGGCATCGAGCACGAGGGCTTCGTGGACCGCCCGAAGGACTTCACGGACGCGATGTACGAGGCCTCGGCCCGTCTGACGGCCCGTATCTGCGCCCGGTACGACATCCCGGTCGACCGGGAGCACATCATCGGCCACGTCGAGGTACCGGGCACGGACCACACGGACCCGGGCCCGCACTGGGACTGGAAGAGATACATACCCCTGGTGCGCGAGGCAGCCGAGCGGTCGGCCTCCCCGTCGGCGGAGCCGTCCGCGCGCGGCGCGTAG
- a CDS encoding cysteine desulfurase family protein: MAYLDHAATTPMLPEAVEAMTAQFSVTGNASSLHAAGRRARRTVEEGRETLADALGARPSEVVFTSGGTEADNLAVKGLYWSRRDADPARTRVLASPVEHHAVLDAVHWLGEHEGATVEYLPVDRYGRVDPEALREAVARNPDDVALATVMWANNEIGTVMPVRELADVAGEFDIPLHADAVQAFGQVPVDFGASGLAAMTVSGHKIGGPYGIGALLLGREYSPVPVLHGGGQERHVRSGTLDVPAVAAFAVAGRTAAEQREWFVREIGGLRDDLVDAVLQAVPDAILGGDPASGGRLPANAHFTFPGCEGDSLLLLLDAQGIECSTGSACTAGVAQPSHVLLATGTDPDLARGTLRFSLGHTSTETDVEAVAKAIGPAVERARTAGLS; encoded by the coding sequence ATGGCATACCTCGACCACGCCGCGACCACCCCGATGCTCCCGGAGGCGGTCGAGGCAATGACCGCGCAGTTCTCCGTCACCGGCAACGCATCCTCCCTGCACGCCGCCGGCCGCCGCGCCCGCCGGACGGTCGAGGAAGGCCGCGAAACCCTCGCGGACGCCCTGGGCGCCCGCCCGAGCGAGGTGGTCTTCACCTCCGGCGGCACCGAGGCCGACAACCTCGCCGTGAAGGGCCTGTACTGGTCCCGCCGCGACGCCGACCCGGCCCGCACCCGGGTCCTCGCGAGCCCCGTGGAGCACCACGCCGTCCTCGACGCGGTCCACTGGCTGGGCGAGCACGAGGGCGCCACGGTCGAGTACCTCCCCGTCGACCGGTACGGCCGCGTCGACCCCGAGGCCCTCCGCGAGGCCGTCGCGCGCAACCCCGACGACGTCGCCCTCGCGACCGTCATGTGGGCGAACAACGAGATCGGCACGGTCATGCCGGTCCGCGAACTGGCCGACGTGGCAGGGGAGTTCGACATCCCGCTGCACGCCGACGCCGTCCAGGCCTTCGGTCAGGTCCCCGTCGACTTCGGCGCCTCGGGCCTCGCCGCGATGACCGTCTCGGGCCACAAGATCGGCGGCCCGTACGGCATCGGGGCGCTGCTGCTGGGCCGTGAGTACAGCCCCGTCCCGGTCCTGCACGGCGGGGGCCAGGAGCGGCACGTACGCTCCGGGACGCTGGACGTGCCGGCCGTCGCCGCGTTCGCCGTGGCGGGCCGAACCGCCGCCGAGCAGCGCGAGTGGTTCGTCCGCGAGATCGGCGGGCTGCGCGACGACCTGGTGGACGCCGTACTCCAGGCCGTGCCGGACGCGATCCTCGGCGGCGACCCGGCGAGCGGGGGCCGCCTGCCGGCCAACGCCCACTTCACGTTCCCCGGCTGCGAGGGGGACTCGCTGCTCCTGCTGCTCGACGCGCAGGGCATCGAGTGCTCCACGGGCTCCGCGTGCACGGCGGGCGTGGCCCAGCCGAGCCACGTACTCCTCGCCACGGGCACGGACCCCGACCTCGCCCGCGGCACCCTGCGCTTCTCCCTCGGCCACACCTCGACGGAGACGGACGTCGAGGCGGTCGCGAAGGCGATCGGGCCGGCGGTGGAGAGGGCGCGGACGGCGGGGCTGAGCTGA
- a CDS encoding DUF4190 domain-containing protein, whose protein sequence is MELTTAAPRRRSTVRDADGMAVASFILGLVGLLALNIFLGPISIALASAALYRGTTRRGRALLGLGLGIADLLVLLAFMSADSTLSWSF, encoded by the coding sequence ATGGAACTCACCACCGCAGCCCCGCGGCGCCGGAGCACCGTCCGTGACGCCGACGGCATGGCCGTCGCGTCGTTCATCCTCGGTCTCGTCGGCCTGCTGGCCCTGAACATCTTCCTCGGCCCCATCTCCATCGCCCTCGCCTCGGCGGCCCTCTACCGGGGCACCACCCGCCGCGGCCGCGCCCTCCTCGGCCTCGGCCTGGGAATCGCCGACCTCCTGGTCCTGCTGGCGTTCATGTCGGCGGACAGCACGCTGTCGTGGAGCTTCTGA
- a CDS encoding TetR family transcriptional regulator: protein MSHTLGIRQAQKQKTRQAFLDAALSLLEEQSLSSLGLREVTRAVGVAPTAFYRHFHSTADLGVALVEEALGSLHPMIAGTVSASGDSDERIDRAVALIARHVREHPAHIRFIARERNGGVQKVRSAIAEQMARFADEVKAELAKQPESAGWSDDDLLMLAGLYVDQMLMTASTFLEAAPEEQDQVARVATRRMRLISIGRRHWLG from the coding sequence ATGAGTCACACCCTCGGCATCCGGCAGGCCCAGAAGCAGAAGACCCGACAGGCGTTCCTGGACGCCGCGTTGAGCCTGCTGGAGGAGCAGAGCCTCAGCAGTCTGGGTCTGCGCGAGGTCACCCGGGCCGTCGGTGTCGCCCCTACCGCCTTCTACCGGCACTTCCACTCGACCGCGGATCTCGGAGTCGCCCTGGTCGAGGAGGCGTTGGGCAGTCTGCACCCGATGATCGCCGGCACGGTGTCGGCGTCCGGCGACAGCGACGAACGCATAGACCGCGCCGTCGCCCTGATCGCCCGTCACGTGCGCGAGCACCCCGCGCACATCCGGTTCATCGCCCGCGAGCGCAACGGCGGCGTACAGAAGGTCCGCTCCGCGATCGCCGAGCAGATGGCCCGGTTCGCCGACGAGGTGAAGGCCGAACTGGCCAAGCAGCCCGAGTCCGCCGGCTGGAGCGACGACGACCTGCTGATGCTCGCCGGCCTGTATGTCGACCAGATGCTGATGACCGCCAGTACGTTCCTGGAGGCGGCCCCCGAGGAACAGGACCAGGTGGCCCGGGTGGCCACCCGCCGGATGCGGCTGATCAGCATCGGCCGCCGCCACTGGCTGGGCTGA